One stretch of Punica granatum isolate Tunisia-2019 chromosome 5, ASM765513v2, whole genome shotgun sequence DNA includes these proteins:
- the LOC116207604 gene encoding kinesin-like protein KIN-12C isoform X1, protein MSRDSSTSSFFAPKRSSQFESQENEFEASRGSALLRPPRTPLNSIPDPSQCQKETPDLDLDFRRKFEAARARRLSEKRAEVFDIAGANAGSSYSTPKGSSRGGKAHAESTSAQSTPARTGPRVSLGGPRGSQYNGGRGPSFSSRDSRGSHIANAEFSVECPHFELEEDSSFWRDHNVQVFIRIRPLSNLEKVSQGYGRCLRQESAQTLVWLGHPETRFTFDHVACETISQDKLFRVAGLPMVENCLSGYNSCMFAYGQTGSGKTYTMMGEINEVEGKLNEDCGITARIFEYLFARIRADEESRRDEKLMYSCKCSFLEIYNEQTTDLLEPSSTNLQLREDMKKGVYVENLTEYNVRTVQDVVKLLLQGAANRKMAATRMNGESSRSHSVFTCIIESSWEKDSMNHFRFARLNLVDLAGSERQKSSGAEGDRLKEAANINKSLSTLGLVIMTLVDLAHGKQRHVPYRDSRLTFLLQDSLGGNSKTMIIANVSPSICSANETLSTLKFAQRAKLIQNNAKVNEDASGDVTALQRQIQQLKGQLSFLLEHHNPPRSLLEGAQALEISSLSDLPEEYYSSGDRVSKYPEKRWSKKNIKFLAGNLANSLRKERNKDKELETLKAEIKHMNFLAREKEEDAQRTNAILKLREEKIQRLEMFVNGKVSADKHLVEENKALVEEIQLLRERIDSHPELIQLTLENNRLLQELQLYQNFYGRGERETLLAEISDLRYQLLEVLEGNAAIYGDMASQDLMDLQECQRMNFQLIREVEELRKELQKSLRCSRSTSNSQLEVISIRSNSEDEMASYTQGDDSSEQNRVSQSYSSSLDMRYSQIEKELMDAKDFIEAMEAEEFRLNKELQRTQEENERFKAMLEKIDHLDGRPSHEPGNKSLDLVALGNKSTGIMGESEERERMAMKARLDRIVHELEEVTSLNNQYEQERASQLSHQKQVELVCEQVEMETTRTIVQLQEEVATLQLELHDKLSATTNENWRLREAIAAQQEEMRMLSADWENATLELTNFLLDGSRSLRDVSRHIASIAGSFPQANASIGIYVEKAAITCIEKEETKVLLQRSLEDAQKTVLEMEQKLGSLKGATIALSEFQHLTSEESTEETLDLNIQLQENKSTIKMLEDRAAEAERHIYAAFLVVKWLSDHYGIAQRNSIKGDTERGSLSKVVCSYENRNHRIPQMKDDSDSLAVEQLAQAKMARPGASRSKEASEECYGGREIFISAPQTDTPDEFDECGSLVRNMEREASDKGLQLKKLRRNRGAVESFSRDDCSFLKIENESHVLHQIKDELRETNHRLNAIKGCIDMTFGCKSMDEDLVDPYELSGSYSMSASDSDNIAMECESSSSDDACSSNSESVKQLKHSELQSQRYSQSDNSQMQPDKSSQSPFCTDTIVSLRKELGNAFDSFNKQYVRLAAIFNGIVKGGSPFGKDMNSEVVLSNHSLKAGAWCDIGGEEAAREKFQNANNFLMRLEETSSTIIEANLMLNELTKANENAKCLTKTWKQTGEALMVERTSLLEEVERLKASLNLKKEENELLKDTCHHAFIEIGDSLSLLEGCFKQIQRDVDGMFKAVHADVMSMRWDILEFLCSSKSSMEDLYSEIMEKSFAMFVVYQCHVEHIISKFPIFSLEAGIQPFERQERHQAGQHTICLEGQNGPTFSGEDGSKYRDHSDSLRKFYRGDVYLHQNDLTCDNSSLIKELERKEVLLKGLLFDFGLLQESASNTKMKLDESEKLLLSLSTVEKELDVKTSQLDEMMVLHRDLEDRLAGAERDLNISVSDLEQANRTVDILSGQNVELRALLKDLYLKKFEVEEQLDEQKEAVKGLEEEVLHLTSLMDRKAVSSVESKENELKLISNERDQLLEEVRSLNNKLELAYALADENEAIAVEARQVSEASKMYAEQKEEEVKILEHSVEELEHTINMLEKKVYEMDQDVERHRQVRDTLELELRALRQRMSTFEDFRGSFDLESTDNACFKDGVLGKAYGTPTELQEAHKQIKLLEEERAEQEREIKRCKEYISEVVLHSEAQASQYQQKYKALEVMFHEVNADQSNPTTRGPLFDKNEKCSTRTRGSSSPFRCISSIVQQMNTEKDRELSMAKQRMQELEALAASQQKEVCMLNTRLAAAENMTHDVIRDLLGVKLDMTNYANFVEQHQVQKLVETAFQHREDLHAKEQEVQNLRKQIEDLIEERESSITEANRKEADVLATEINLEQLQQRDQLLSAQNEMLKVDKSNLKRRVAELDEMVKALLVTQNAEKPFQHRSNAKESSLSRAGISDLNRRLAQSEKLLNRANDELTRHRSPSSSYLQDRTHGNAGSRRLSSVSKDFH, encoded by the exons GCTTTTCCTCCAGGGACTCCAGAGGGAGTCACATCGCAAATGCTGAATTTTCAGTGGAATGTCCGCATTTCGAGCTCGAAGAAGATTCTTCCTTTTGGAGAGATCACAATGTGCAG GTTTTCATACGGATTCGGCCGCTGAGCAACTTGGAAAAGGTTTCTCAAGGGTATGGGAGATGCTTGAGACAGGAGAGTGCGCAGACCCTGGTGTGGCTCGGTCACCCCGAGACCAGATTCACCTTTGATCACGTTGCATGCGAGACAATCTCCCAG GATAAACTGTTCAGAGTTGCGGGGCTGCCCATGGTGGAGAATTGCTTGTCGGGATATAATAGCTGCATGTTTGCTTATGGTCAG ACAGGCAGTGGAAAAACTTATACAATGATGGGTGAAATTAATGAGGTTGAAGGGAAGCTTAATGAAGATTGCGGGATAACTGCTCGGATATTCGAGTATCTATTTGCAAGGATTAGAGCG GATGAAGAGAGCAGGAGGGATGAAAAGCTAATGTACAGCTGCAAGTGTTCTTTCTTAGAGATATACAATGAGCAAACAACTGATCTCTTGGAGCCATCCTCAACAAATTTACAA CTTAGAGAGGACATGAAGAAAGGGGTTTACGTTGAGAACCTTACGGAATATAATGTAAGAACTGTCCAAGATGTTGTCAAGCTTCTGTTACAG GGTGCTGCGAACAGAAAAATGGCCGCAACCCGCATGAACGGCGAGAGCAGCAGATCCCACAGTGTCTTTACTTGTATTATTGAAAGCAGCTGGGAGAAAGATTCGATGAATCACTTTAGATTCGCCAGATTAAACTTAGTCGATTTAGCTGGTTCTGAGAG GCAGAAGAGCTCTGGTGCAGAAGGGGATCGGTTGAAGGAAGCAGCAAACATAAACAAATCTCTATCAACTCTCGG ATTGGTGATAATGACGTTGGTGGATTTAGCCCATGGTAAACAGAGGCATGTTCCTTACAGAGATTCTAGGCTCACATTCTTACTTCAG GATTCACTAGGCGGGAATTCAAAAACAATGATAATTGCAAATGTCAGCCCATCTATTTG TTCAGCAAATGAAACACTCAGCACTTTAAAATTTGCTCAGCGTGCAAAGCTTATCCAGAACAAT GCTAAAGTGAATGAGGATGCGTCAGGGGATGTAACTGCCTTACAGAGACAAATCCAACAATTGAAG GGCCAGTTATCATTTCTATTGGAGCATCATAACCCTCCACGGTCTCTGCTGGAAGGTGCTCAAGCTTTAGAAATTTCCAGCCTAAGTGACTTGCCAGAGGAATATTACTCTTCAGGAGACAGAGTATCAAAATACCCTGAAAAGAGATGGAGTAAGAAG aatattaaattcttgGCGGGCAATTTGGCTAATTCTTTGAGGAAAGAAAGGAATAAAGACAAGGAGCTCGAAACTTTGAAGGCTGAAATCAAACACATGAACTTTCTG GCACGTGAAAAGGAAGAGGATGCCCAGCGCACCAATGCAATCCTAAAGCTTCGCGAGGAGAAAATTCAAAGACTCGAGATGTTTGTGAATGGAAAAGTTTCTGCTGACAAACATCTTGTGGAAGAAAACAAGGCTTTAGTGGAGGAGATTCAACTGCTTCGAGAAAGAATTGACAGTCACCCGGAATTGATCCAGTTGACTTTGGAGAATAACAGACTTCTCCAGGAACTTCAATT GTACCAAAATTTTTATGGACGGGGCGAGCGCGAAACATTGCTGGCTGAAATTTCAGACTTGCGCTATCAG CTTCTTGAGGTGCTAGAAGGGAATGCCGCCATCTACGGGGACATGGCTTCTCAG GATCTGATGGACTTGCAAGAATGCCAGAGAATGAATTTCCAGCTAATTAG GGAAGTAGAAGAATTACGCAAGGAACTGCAGAAAAGTTTGCGCTGCAGTCGAAGCACTTCCAACTCT CAGTTGGAAGTTATATCTATAAGGAGTAACTCAGAAGATGAAATGGCATCATACACCCAAGGAGATGACAGTTCTGAGCAAAACAGAGTCAGTCAGAGTTATAGCAGCTCTTTAGATATGCGGTACAGTCAAATTGAAAAGGAGTTGATGGATGCTAAGGACTTCATCGAAGCAATGGAAGCTGAGGAGTTTCGTCTTAACAAGGAACTGCAGCGCACACAGGAGGAAAATGAGAGATTCAAGGCGATGTTAGAGAAAATAGATCATTTAGATGGACGACCTTCACATGAACCTGGTAACAAATCCTTGGATTTGGTTGCGCTAGGAAACAAAAGCACGGGCATTATGGGGGAAAgtgaagaaagggaaaggATGGCTATGAAAGCCAGGTTAGATAGAATTGTGCATGAACTTGAGGAGGTCACATCCCTTAATAACCAGTACGAACAGGAACGCGCATCACAGCTATCTCACCAAAAACAAGTTGAACTGGTCTGTGAACAGGTTGAGATGGAGACAACCAGAACAATTGTTCAGTTACAAGAAGAGGTTGCCACCCTTCAACTAGAGCTTCACGACAAATTAAGTGCCACGACCAATGAAAATTGGAGGCTGAGGGAGGCAATTGCAGCTCAACAGGAGGAAATGAGAATGCTTAGTGCAGATTGGGAAAATGCTACCTTGGAATTGACAAATTTTCTATTAGATGGTTCCAGGTCCCTCAGAGATGTGTCCAGACATATAGCAAGTATTGCCGGCTCGTTTCCGCAAGCTAATGCTTCTATTGGCATATATGTTGAGAAAGCTGCCATAACTTGCATCGAGAAGGAAGAAACAAAAGTGCTGCTGCAAAGGAGCTTGGAAGATGCACAAAAGACTGTGCTGGAAATGGAGCAGAAACTTGGTTCCTTGAAAGGGGCAACAATTGCTTTAAGCGAATTCCAGCATTTGACTAGTGAAGAAAGCACCGAGGAGACATTAGACTTAAATATACAATTGCAGGAGAACAAAAGTACCATCAAGATGCTAGAGGATCGAGCTGCTGAAGCTGAAAGACATATTTATGCTGCATTTCTGGTTGTAAAATGGCTTTCTGATCACTATGGGATTGCACAGAGGAACAGTATTAAGGGGGATACTGAACGAGGTAGTCTTTCGAAAGTGGTTTGCTCCTATGAAAACAGAAATCATAGGATTCCTCAAATGAAGGATGACTCAGATTCTCTTGCAGTGGAACAGCTTGCTCAAGCCAAGATGGCAAGGCCAGGAGCATCCAGGTCTAAGGAAGCTAGTGAAGAGTGTTATGGTGGAAGGGAAATCTTTATttcagctccacaaacagataCTCCTGACGAATTCGATGAATGTGGCAGTTTGGTTCGCAATATGGAAAGGGAAGCTTCTGACAAAGGCTTACAGTTGAAGAAATTGAGAAGAAACCGTGGTGCTGTGGAATCATTTTCAAGGGATGACTGCAGCTTTCTGAAGATTGAAAATGAAAGTCATGTGCTTCATCAAATAAAGGATGAGCTAAGAGAAACTAATCATAGACTGAATGCTATAAAAGGTTGCATTGACATGACATTTGGATGCAAGTCTATGGATGAAGATTTGGTTGATCCATATGAGTTGAGTGGCAGCTATTCCATGTCAGCTTCCGACTCCGACAATATTGCTATGGAATGTGAATCTAGTAGTTCTGATGATGCATGCTCATCTAACTCAGAGTCTGTCAAACAGCTGAAGCATTCTGAATTGCAGAGCCAAAGGTATTCACAGTCTGATAATTCACAAATGCAACCTGATAAGTCTTCTCAGAGTCCATTCTGTACTGACACTATAGTGTCCTTGAGAAAGGAACTAGGGAATGCATTTGATTCGTTTAACAAGCAATATGTGCGATTAGCTGCAATTTTTAATGGGATAGTCAAAGGAGGAAGTCCCTTTGGTAAAG ATATGAACTCAGAGGTTGTGCTCTCTAATCATAGCCTAAAAGCTGGAGCATGGTGTGACATTGGTGGAGAG GAAGCTGCCCGTGAGAAGTTTCAAAATGCCAACAACTTCTTAATGAGACTCGAAGAAACCAGCAGTACAATCATAGAGGCTAATCTGATGTTAAATGAGTTGACAAAAGCAAATGAAAATGCGAAATGTTTGACAAAGACATGGAAGCAAACTGGTGAGGCCCTGATGGTAGAGAGAACCAGTTTGCTCGAAGAAGTTGAGCGCCTCAAAGCTTCTTTAAAcctaaaaaaagaagaaaatgagcTACTCAAAGATACTTGCCATCACGCTTTCATTGAGATTGGGGACTCGCTTTCTTTGCTCGAAGGATGCTTTAAACAAATCCAAAGAGATGTGGATGGGATGTTTAAGGCTGTGCATGCTGATGTTATGTCTATGAGATGGGATATACTGGAATTCCTTTGTAGCTCAAAGTCATCGATGGAGGATCTGTACTCTGAGATAATGGAGAAAAGTTTTGCTATGTTTGTGGTATACCAGTGCCATGTAGAGCATATTATCAGCAAGTTCCCAATTTTCAGTCTGGAAGCGGGAATCCAACCATTTGAACGTCAAGAAAGGCATCAGGCAGGGCAACATACAATTTGCCTTGAGGGCCAGAATGGACCTACTTTTTCTGGCGAGGATGGATCAAAGTATAGGGATCACAGTGATTCACTGAGGAAGTTCTACAGAGGAGATGTGTATCTACATCAGAATGACCTGACATGTGACAATTCTTCTTTAATCAAAGAATTGGAAAGGAAAGAAGTTCTATTGAAGGGCTTGCTCTTTGATTTTGGATTATTGCAAGAATCAGCTTCGAACACAAAGATGAAACTCGACGAGTCTGAAAAGCTGCTTCTTTCTTTGAGCACGGTTGAAAAAGAACTCGACGTCAAGACAAGCCAACTCGATGAAATGATGGTTCTCCATAGGGATCTAGAAGATCGTTTGGCAGGTGCAGAGAGGGACCTAAACATATCAGTGTCAGATCTTGAACAGGCAAATAGAACAGTTGATATATTGTCTGGACAAAATGTAGAGTTGAGGGCTCTTCTGAAAGATCTGTACTTAAAGAAATTTGAAGTTGAGGAACAACTAGATGAACAGAAGGAGGCTGTAAAAGGTTTGGAAGAGGAGGTTCTACACTTGACTTCCCTAATGGATAGAAAGGCAGTCTCTTCAGTAGAAAGCAAAGAGAATGAACTGAAATTGATTTCCAATGAGAGAGATCAGCTCCTTGAAGAAGTTCGCTCCCTGAATAACAAACTTGAGCTCGCTTATGCATTAGCAGACGAAAATGAAGCTATTGCTGTTGAGGCTCGGCAG GTGTCAGAAGCGAGTAAAATGTATGCTGAGCAAAAGGAAGAGGAAGTAAAAATTTTAGAGCACTCTGTTGAGGAGCTTGAGCACACAATAAATATGCTGGAGAAGAAG GTTTATGAAATGGATCAAGATGTGGAAAGGCATAGACAGGTAAGGGATACCTTGGAATTGGAACTTCGAGCTTTACGGCAAAGGATGTCAACCTTTGAAGATTTCCGAGGCAGTTTTGATTTAGAAAGCACAGACAATGCCTGCTTTAAAGATGGAGTACTTGG GAAAGCATATGGTACACCGACTGAACTTCAGGAAGCGcataaacaaattaaacttttaGAAGAGGAAAGAGCAGAACAGGAGAGAGAG ATCAAACGATGCAAAGAATACATCTCTGAGGTTGTATTGCATTCTGAGGCCCAGGCCTCCCAGTATCAACAGAAG TACAAGGCGTTGGAGGTGATGTTTCATGAAGTGAATGCCGATCAATCAAACCCGACGACAAGAGGCCCCTTATTCGATAAGAATGAAAAATGCTCAACTAGGACAAGAGGTTCCAGCTCCCCCTTTAGATGCATATCAAGTATAGTCCAGCAGATGAACACGGAGAAGGATCGGGAGTTGTCAATGGCGAAGCAACGAATGCAGGAACTAGAGGCACTTGCTGCCAGTCAGCAGAAGGAG GTATGTATGCTGAACACAAGGCTCGCTGCAGCAGAGAACATGACACATGATGTCATTCGAGATTTACTCGGAGTCAAATTAGACATGACTAACTATGCA AACTTCGTAGAGCAGCATCAGGTGCAGAAATTGGTGGAGACAGCATTTCAACACAGGGAGGATCTCCATGCAAAG gAGCAAGAAGTACAAAATTTGAGGAAGCAGATAGAAGATCTTATTGAAGAAAGGGAAAG CTCTATAACGGAAGCAAATAGGAAGGAAGCAGATGTTCTTGCTACTGAGATAAATCTGGAGCAGCTTCAACAGCGGGATCAGCTGCTCTCTGCTCAGAATGAAATGCTGAAG GTTGATAAAAGCAATCTAAAGAGGAGAGTTGCAGAATTGGATGAGATGGTGAAAGCACTTCTTGTAACACAGAATGCTGAAAAGCCCTTCCAGCATAGATCCAATGCTAAG GAGAGTAGCTTATCGAGAGCCGGTATCTCAGATCTCAATAGGAGACTAGCCCAGTCCGAGAAGCTCCTCAACCGTGCCAATGATGAACTCACTCGCCACCGGAGTCCCAGTAGCTCCTATTTACAAGACAGAACTCATGGaaatg CAGGAAGCAGAAGGCTCAGCTCTGTCAGCAAAGATTTCCATTAA